The following proteins come from a genomic window of Blastococcus sp. HT6-30:
- a CDS encoding polyprenol monophosphomannose synthase: MSDQVLVIIPTYNEVENLERVLQRLHASVPEAHALVVDDGSPDGTGDLADRLAAADPRVHVLHRTAKTGLGRAYVAGFGWARERGYGVLVEMDADGSHPPEQLPDLLAALADADLVLGSRYVDGGRVEDWPVHRLLLSRLGNRYTRWVLRLPLQDATGGFRAARADLIDRLPFDEVASEGYCFQVDWAWRALRSGARITEVPITFTERALGRSKMSGSIVGEAWARVTVWGVQDRLAEWLPGRVPPPVTGPAESSGR, encoded by the coding sequence GTGAGCGACCAGGTGCTGGTCATCATCCCCACCTACAACGAGGTCGAGAACCTGGAGCGGGTCCTCCAGCGGCTGCACGCCAGCGTGCCCGAGGCCCACGCCCTGGTCGTGGACGACGGCTCGCCCGACGGCACGGGCGACCTCGCGGACCGGCTGGCGGCTGCCGACCCGCGCGTCCACGTGCTGCACCGCACTGCCAAGACCGGCCTGGGGCGCGCCTACGTCGCCGGGTTCGGCTGGGCGCGGGAGCGCGGCTACGGGGTGCTGGTGGAGATGGACGCCGACGGCTCGCACCCCCCGGAGCAGCTTCCGGACCTGCTGGCCGCGCTGGCCGACGCCGATCTGGTGCTCGGCTCCCGGTACGTCGACGGAGGTCGGGTCGAGGACTGGCCGGTCCACCGGCTGCTGCTGTCCCGCCTCGGCAACCGGTACACCCGGTGGGTGCTGCGCCTCCCCCTGCAGGACGCCACGGGCGGCTTCCGGGCCGCGCGGGCCGACCTCATCGACCGGCTGCCCTTCGACGAGGTCGCCAGCGAGGGCTACTGCTTCCAGGTGGACTGGGCCTGGCGGGCGCTGCGCTCCGGTGCGCGGATCACCGAGGTACCGATCACCTTCACCGAACGCGCCTTGGGCCGGAGCAAGATGAGCGGCTCGATCGTTGGGGAGGCGTGGGCACGGGTGACGGTGTGGGGTGTGCAGGACCGGCTGGCCGAGTGGCTGCCGGGCCGCGTGCCACCGCCGGTGACCGGCCCGGCCGAAAGTTCCGGCCGGTGA
- the lnt gene encoding apolipoprotein N-acyltransferase: protein MEPSTRSRRSRLPWRTLLAVAGGLSLFLAFPEHDLTGLAVGGPAALALAVRGQGVRAGLWLGLVTGLAFFVPLLSWTGIYVGSFPWLALAVSQALFLALLGALTAVVSRLPLWPLWAAALWVADEAVRGRFPFGGFPWGRLGFSQTDGPLLALAAYGGVPLVSFAVALTGTLLAAAVLALLRARNAANDPAGARRTAPRRALQAVAAALAVPLVGGLAWLPLSGGSLTAGGPTATVAVIQGDVPRVGLDFNAQRRAVLDNHVQQTLRLAEDVAAGRTAQPDVVLWPENSSDIDPYRNDDAAAQIQRAADAVGAPVLVGAVVQGPGEFISNTAIVWSPEDGPGDTYVKRHPVPFAEYVPARDFFRLFSEKVDLVRRDFAAGEEVGVLDIGGIRIGDLICFEVVYDGLLRDVVDGGAGMLVVQTNNATFGHTDESAQQLAMSRVRAVEVGRTVAVAATSGISAIVAPDGTVVRSSELFEPDVFVEEIAQRDDRTVAQRLGAAPEWLLTAVGLGAALWALGRRRGRAAA from the coding sequence GTGGAGCCGTCGACGCGCTCCCGCCGGTCCCGCCTCCCGTGGCGCACCCTGCTGGCCGTCGCCGGCGGGCTGTCGCTGTTCCTGGCGTTCCCCGAGCACGACCTGACCGGCCTGGCCGTCGGCGGTCCCGCCGCCCTCGCCCTGGCCGTGCGCGGGCAGGGGGTGCGGGCCGGCCTGTGGCTCGGCCTGGTCACCGGGCTGGCGTTCTTCGTGCCCCTGCTGTCCTGGACCGGCATCTACGTGGGTTCGTTCCCGTGGCTGGCCCTGGCGGTCAGCCAGGCGCTGTTCCTCGCGCTCCTGGGCGCCCTGACCGCGGTGGTCTCCCGGCTGCCGCTCTGGCCGCTGTGGGCGGCGGCGCTCTGGGTCGCCGACGAGGCCGTCCGCGGCCGCTTCCCGTTCGGTGGCTTCCCCTGGGGACGGCTCGGCTTCTCGCAGACCGACGGCCCGCTGCTGGCGCTCGCCGCCTACGGCGGCGTGCCGCTGGTCAGCTTCGCCGTCGCTCTCACCGGCACGCTGCTGGCCGCCGCCGTCCTGGCCCTGCTGCGCGCCCGGAACGCCGCGAACGACCCCGCGGGGGCGCGGCGCACCGCGCCCCGCCGCGCCCTGCAGGCGGTCGCCGCCGCGCTCGCGGTACCGCTGGTGGGCGGGCTGGCCTGGCTGCCGCTGTCGGGCGGATCCCTCACCGCGGGCGGGCCGACCGCGACCGTCGCGGTCATCCAGGGTGACGTCCCCCGTGTCGGGCTGGACTTCAACGCCCAGCGCCGAGCGGTGCTCGACAACCACGTCCAGCAGACGCTGCGGCTGGCCGAGGACGTCGCCGCCGGCCGGACCGCACAGCCCGACGTCGTCCTCTGGCCGGAGAACAGCTCCGACATCGACCCCTACCGCAACGACGACGCCGCCGCGCAGATCCAGCGCGCGGCCGACGCCGTGGGCGCCCCGGTGCTCGTCGGTGCGGTCGTCCAGGGCCCGGGGGAGTTCATCAGCAACACCGCCATCGTCTGGTCCCCGGAGGACGGCCCCGGAGACACCTACGTCAAGCGGCATCCGGTGCCCTTCGCCGAGTACGTGCCGGCCCGCGACTTCTTCCGCCTGTTCAGCGAGAAGGTGGACCTGGTCCGCCGGGACTTCGCCGCGGGCGAGGAGGTCGGCGTGCTGGACATCGGCGGCATCCGGATCGGCGACCTCATCTGCTTCGAGGTGGTCTACGACGGGCTGCTGCGCGACGTGGTCGACGGCGGCGCGGGCATGCTCGTCGTCCAGACGAACAACGCCACGTTCGGCCACACCGACGAGAGCGCCCAGCAGCTGGCGATGAGCCGCGTGCGGGCGGTGGAGGTCGGCCGCACCGTCGCCGTCGCCGCGACCAGCGGCATCTCGGCGATCGTCGCCCCGGACGGCACCGTCGTCCGCTCGTCGGAGCTGTTCGAGCCCGATGTGTTCGTCGAGGAGATCGCGCAGCGCGACGACCGGACGGTGGCCCAGCGGCTCGGCGCCGCGCCCGAGTGGCTGCTGACCGCAGTGGGCCTCGGTGCGGCGCTCTGGGCGCTGGGCCGGCGCCGGGGGAGGGCAGCGGCGTGA